The sequence below is a genomic window from Anopheles cruzii chromosome 3, idAnoCruzAS_RS32_06, whole genome shotgun sequence.
ATCCTGGACTGGCAGATGATAAAAAGGATGCGATCGGTAGCTGGTGTTGCTCAGTGTGGTGCAGGAACGGAAAGGAGCAGGTCGAGATGGCCGCCGCGTCCAGTTGCAAAAGTGTTGCTCCGTTGCGGCAAAGTGATTTCAGTATCGAACACATTCTTACGCGCGCCGGTGAGCGGTACGAAAAGCGACGAAAGATCGACCAgtgccgcggctgctgcaCCGACAGCCCCGCCAGTGATCCGGACAGCGAAGTGACTGACAGTGAATCTCGGCTACGCGATGACGGCGGTATCGAAGCAGACGAAGAGATGGACCAAGAGAGCGACGTCGGGCACCAGCGACAGGAAGCCCCGGTAACGGAGTTTATTCCGGCAGTGCCCGGATGTGGTCGGGGAGTACCGTCATTCGATTGGCTGTACTACACCCGATACCATCCACCAAAATTACCTCGTAAGTAATACCAACATCAAGTTCGTCGCTGTTCCAGCGAACTCTATTGATCCTTACGAGAACCAACCGTCGTCTCATGGTTGCTTTCGTTGTGCAGGCCCACAAAAAACTGGCCCAGTAAAGCGCACACCGGGACGGTTACCGCGCGTTCCCTTCACACCCGCCCAGTTGAGTGCCCTCGAAGAGGCCTACAAAGTGTCGACGTACCTCAGCTCGGAAGAGGCCAACCAGCTGGCGTACAGTCTCGAGCTGACGAATACACGCGTAAAAATTTGGTTCCAAAATCGACGGGCCCGCGATCGCCGGGAAAAGCGGGAAGCTTCCTTGGCCAGTGGAAACGCGGTACCAGCTGGCCCGATACCGCTCTATGGGCCGCACTCGCCTTCGAAAATCTCCAGTGGCACCGTTATCGTCCAACACCGAAGCCATCCTTCGTCGCCGTCCAGTGCGGAGTGCCCCAATGAGCGGCACAGCAAAAGTCCCACCATCGTGGATCGCAGTTATTCGGGCGGCCGATAAATGTTCTTCCACCCGACGGATTGGGCATGCAAATCAGGGTTTAGGTTTCGACGGCAGCTTTGTAAATATGATATTCTAGTGACGACAGAGTCGAGGATTTGTGTTCCGCAAGCTTTAACTTTTATAGGGAGTAAGAGAAATATGGTAAATAAAACGTGTTGTACTACATTTGTACGAGTTTTCCAATCCTATGATGTGTTGTTACGCCGCAAATATACCGAAAACACTAGATCCCTATGTTTTACTGTGATTTAGTTTACTGAAACACTAACAAAAGTGTATTAGCAAACGATGTGATAATACCGAAATGGGAAATAATGTCCTTGACTAATAAACAATACCGGGAAAACACATTGAGAGATTCcatagaaaaataaaacactgtaatattttgttattgtttctattttagTTAAAATATAGTTTCCTATATGTTTTCGCATATTTTACACTTTATTGTAAAAGTAATGACAAAAATGTCGTTTGTTTAGtcacaataaaagaaaaagcttCTGGGAAGACACCTAGCCTGGTACACCTAATAGTTCAGCTGTGTTTGGTGCTAAACGTGCACTTCGCGTAGTGATGCAGTGATCGGTTTAAGAGGTTTTCTTTACATACATATTAACAGTGTCTCCTTCTGTAAGGGATATTCCCAagcaaagcataaaattatATGGCAAACTAAAGGGACGCTCCATCCTCCCGACAGCGCCACTAGAGTGACTAATCGGGACAAAAAGACAGTCTTTAAGGGACGTAGGTTATatatataaaacaaaatatctACCACCTTCGTTTACAGTACTTTCTAAGTGagagacgaatgttaagctactgcagctcaaagtctctataatcaatttaaaaaa
It includes:
- the LOC128270391 gene encoding homeobox protein MSH-C → MAAASSCKSVAPLRQSDFSIEHILTRAGERYEKRRKIDQCRGCCTDSPASDPDSEVTDSESRLRDDGGIEADEEMDQESDVGHQRQEAPVTEFIPAVPGCGRGVPSFDWLYYTRYHPPKLPRPQKTGPVKRTPGRLPRVPFTPAQLSALEEAYKVSTYLSSEEANQLAYSLELTNTRVKIWFQNRRARDRREKREASLASGNAVPAGPIPLYGPHSPSKISSGTVIVQHRSHPSSPSSAECPNERHSKSPTIVDRSYSGGR